In Methylotenera versatilis 79, the DNA window AGTTTTTTGCCGCGAGCGCGTGCCGCATCATCATATGACATGTTGCCTATAAAAAAAGCCAATGCCCAGCGATCATCATCTGTAAGCGTTGCAAAACTTGGCATTGAAGTGCCTTCAACACCTTGCGACACCACTTGGAATAGGGCCATTAAACTTCTTGAATGCGCGCGTTCTGCATCGGTAAATGCAATCGGTTTTGGCTCCAGATTTGCGGCTAACGGACCATTGCCATCACCTGTTGCGCCGTGACAGGTGGCACATTGTGCTTTATATAATATATTGCCTCTAGCAAGGCTAGGCGCTTGGTTTGGCGCCACAGTTATTGGGTAAGCAGCGATTAATTTTGTGTTGGCCAGATAAGCCAAGCGCTTAACATCCGCAGCATCTGCTTTAGCTACAACTGCCGCACGTAAATCGGCAATTGCAGCTGTAATCGCTTCTTTTGAGGCTCTAGCAGGTAAGGACTGTGACTGCACTGAGGCGTTATTGGTGAAGTCGAGCATTTCTGCATATTCGGCCTCACTGACGACCGTGCCTTTATTAACAGCACCGCCGTAATCAACGGCAACGTAATCAATTAACTGCCACAATTGTTTTGCGCCGTTATCTGACGCTACCGTATTTAATGACTGGGTATTTGCTGCAGATGGTTCTGCAAATGATAATCCCGACGGCAATATGAAGCACAATAAAACCAGTAACAAACTCTTAAAATCAACTCTAAAATACATAGTAATCATTCTCATTTAACTGGGTTGAACTATAGGTTGTAACACTCTGTATGTCAATCTGGGCATATCAATCTACGCTTGATTTTTCGCCAACTTAACACTCAATTTAGGCTAAAAAATCCGTGTTTTGGGATATTTAGCTAAGCACATAAATATGCTCATACAGAATGTAGCAGCCGACACCTATCAACACAACACCACCAAATATTTCAGCACGTTTGCCCACCATCACCCCCAGCACTCGACCTAACATAAAGCCGATTGTGACCATTGTGAAGGTTGCAAGTCCGATGGCTGCTGCCGTAAAAATAATATTCACATTGATAAAAGCTAATCCCACACCAACAGCCATCGCATCGATGCTGGTAGCAAATGCCGTGATGGCTAAGACGATAAATGAATGTTGGTTAGGCTTTTCCTCAACAGATTCATCTTCCTTTAATCCCTCATAAATCATATGTAAACCGAGGATTAACAATAAGGTAAAAGCGACCCAATGATCCCACGCAGCAACATATTGCGCTGCGCCACGACCAATTGCCCAGCCAAATAAAGGTGTTAATGTTTCAATGATGCCAAAGATAAGACCTGTACGTAAGGCTTCTGAAAGTTTAGGTTTTTTTAACGCAGCACCTTTGCCAATAGCAGCAGCAAAAGCGTCAGTAGACATAGCAAGCGCAAGAAGCGCAGTAGAAATGAAATTCATGGATAAATTTTCTAGTCGGGCCAAGAATAGTGAATGTCATCACGCCCGACTTATTATCGCGTTGACATCCATTAGTCTCGCCAACCGAAAACGGCTACTTGCACCACGACCTAAGTCGATTATGTTGATACAAGCACTTCAGATAAGAAGTAGGCTACTCCCCAAGGGTTATTGTGATTTTACCCGATGACGGAAAATTTCTAAAGTTAAATCATGCCGCCATTGATAGAAATAATTTGGCCAGTAATGTAGGTTGCTTGATCTGAAACTAAAAAGCTCACTAAATCAGCGACTTCTGTTGGTGTGCCAGCGCGTTTCATCGGTACGATATTCGCAATCGCTTTGGCATCAAATGCGCCTTCGCTCATGCTGGTTTCAATAATGCCTGGTGCAACGGCGTTCACGGTAATGCCTCGGCTGGCAATTTCTAATGATAGAGATTTAGTCGCGGCATTCAGCGCGCCTTTAGCGGCAGAGTAATTGGTTTGGCCACGATTACCCGTAATGGCGGCAACCGAGGATACATTCACGATACGTCCCCAGCGACTGCGTATCATCGGCATCATTAACGGTTGCGTGACGTTAAAAAATCCGTTCACTGAAACATCAATCACCCGATGCCATTGGTCTGGGCGCATGCCAGGAAAGACGGCATCATCATGAATGCCAGCATTGTTTACCAAGATTTGAATCGGCTCATTTTCTACTAATGGATTCAAAACAGCGGCGACTGCAGCACTATCTGTCACATCAAATTGCAATGCTTCTGCGCTACCGCCTGTTACGCTGATTTCTGCAACTAATTGTTGAGCTGCTGCAATATTCTGATTGGAATGAATATAGACATAGTAACCATCGGC includes these proteins:
- the mntP gene encoding manganese efflux pump MntP, encoding MNFISTALLALAMSTDAFAAAIGKGAALKKPKLSEALRTGLIFGIIETLTPLFGWAIGRGAAQYVAAWDHWVAFTLLLILGLHMIYEGLKEDESVEEKPNQHSFIVLAITAFATSIDAMAVGVGLAFINVNIIFTAAAIGLATFTMVTIGFMLGRVLGVMVGKRAEIFGGVVLIGVGCYILYEHIYVLS
- the fabG gene encoding 3-oxoacyl-ACP reductase FabG — its product is MKRALVTGGSGGIGAAISRRLAADGYYVYIHSNQNIAAAQQLVAEISVTGGSAEALQFDVTDSAAVAAVLNPLVENEPIQILVNNAGIHDDAVFPGMRPDQWHRVIDVSVNGFFNVTQPLMMPMIRSRWGRIVNVSSVAAITGNRGQTNYSAAKGALNAATKSLSLEIASRGITVNAVAPGIIETSMSEGAFDAKAIANIVPMKRAGTPTEVADLVSFLVSDQATYITGQIISINGGMI